A window of Synechococcus sp. WH 8109 genomic DNA:
CCCGCGAGAGGTCGTTGCCCCGCAGGATCACCCCGATGGAACCGGTGATCGTGCCGGGATTGGCGACGATTTTCTCCGCAGCCACACCGATGTAGACGCCGCCGGAGGCGGAGATGTTGCCGAAGCTCGCCACCACGCGACAGCCCTGTTCCCGGAGCCGAAGCAGGGCTGCATGAATTTCCTGGCTGTCACCAACCGTGCCGCCGGGGCTGTCAATGCGCAGCAGCAGTGCTGGAAATTCCCTTCGCTTCACCTCACGCAGCGCTTTGAGCACCCGCTTCCGCGTGTCACCGGTGATGGGGCCATCAACAACGATGCGCGCCATCCGTCGTCGGGATTTTCGCCGCCAGGGCCAGATCATGTTGCGCATCTGCATCGCTCCAGATCTTAAAAAGAGCACCCAAGCGCCCATCCATGCCGTCTTTGCGACTCTGGTTTCTGATGGTGTTGCCCTTCGCGCTCTGGGGAACGGCGATGACCGCCATGGCGCCATTGCTCGCCAGCGCAGGGCCTTGGCTGGTTGCTGGCTTGCGCCTTGTGCCCGCCGGTTTGGCTCTTCTGCTCTGGGGGCAGTTCACCGGCCGAGGCCTAGCGATCGATTCCCGTGATCGGCCTTGGTTCCTCCTATTTACCCTGGTGGATGCCACCTTGTTTCAAGGCCTGTTGGCGCGGGGATTGGAGGGCACAGGCGCGGGTCTCGGTTCCGTCCTGATTGATTGCCAACCTCTGTTGGTGGCCCTGATGGCACGCGCGTTGTTCATGGAGTCAATCAATCCCATCGGCTGGATGGGGCTGGCCATTGGTTTGGCTGGAATCGTCTGCATCGGCCTGCCGGCTGAGCTGTTGGGACATTGGTGGTTGCTGGCTGACCCGCCGGTGGTGCAGCAGTTGTTTCAGCCCGGGGAGGGCTGGATGTTGCTGGCGGCCGTCGCCATGGCAGCTGGGACGGTGTTGATTCGCTTTGCCTCACGCCACAGCGATCCGGTCAGCGTCACGGCCTGGCACATGGTGCTGGGGGGACTTCCCTTGCTAGGGGTTCATGCCCTGCAGCGCGCGGATGCCGGCTTGGCCTGGACGGCAACGGACTGGGCGCGCATGGGATACGCAAGTCTGCTCGGAAGCGCCCTCGCCTACGGATTGTTCTTCTGGTTCGCCAATCAGCGCGATCTCACGAGTTTCAGCAGCCTCGGATTTCTCACCCCTGTGTTTGCCTTAGCCACCGGTGGGTGGTTGCTGGGAGAGCGCCTTGATCTGCTCCAGTGGATCGGTGTTGTGATGGTGCTCGTGTCGGTGATATTTGTGAGTCAACGTCGCCGGTTCTGGGAGCCGCTTCCGCTTGAGGACCCCTCCTCATGATGGTGTCGCCGCTTCACCTCGTAATCGTCAACACGCCCATCGGGGCCCTCGGCAGTGGCGAGGGTGGTGGTGTGGAGCTCACCCTCCGATCCTTGGTGCAGGGGTTGGTGCGGCGCGGCCACAGGCTCACGGTTGTGGCCGCCAAGGGCTCCACGCTCCCCGCAGACTGCAGCGGAGTTGAGTTGCTGGAGGTGGAGGGTGTGAACCAGTCCAGCTGGCAGCACGCCGCCGAGCATGCGCCGGTCGAAATTCCCCGCAACGGTCTTCTGCCGGCTCTCTGGGAGGCCGCGCTCGATGTGGGTCAGTCCGCCGACGCGGTGATCAACGGTGGCTACGACTGGCTGCCGCTGTGGCTGACGCAACGGGTCAGCGCCAGGCTCTTTCATCTCGTGAGCATGGGGAATGTGGCTGCGGTGATGCGCGATGTGATCGAAGCCGTCGCCGCCTGGGATTCCCGTCGCCTTTCTTTTCACACCTACCGCCAGGCCGCTGATTTCCGGCTGCCTTCTCCGCCCAATGTTGTGGGCAACGGATTTGATCTCAGCAACTACACCTTTCAAGGGCAGACCAATGGCCCCCTGGGTTGGGCGGGCCGCATCGCTCCGGAAAAGGGGCTGGAGGATGCTGCTGCTGCCGCTGCTGCCCTGGGTGAGCATCTTCTGGTTTGGGGGTTGCGTGAGGACGACGCCTATGCGCGGCAGGTGGAGTTGAGTGTTCCCAAGGGCACGATCGACTGGCGTGGATTTCGATCGACCCGGGAGCTGCAGCAAGAGATGGGCAACTGCCGCGCTCTGATCAACACACCGAAATGGAATGAGGCCTACGGCAATGTTGTGGTGGAAGCCCTGGCCTGTGGTGTTCCGGTCGTCGCCTATGACCGTGGTGGACCGGGGGAGCTGATCTGTTCGGGTCGCACAGGCTGGTTGGTGCCCCCCGACGATGTCGCTGCCCTCACGGAGGCTCTTCGGCGCGTCGACAGCATCGAGCGCTCCCTCTGCCGCAGCTGGGCAGAAGAGCATGCCTCCTGTGAGGTCTTCAGTCAGCGTGTTGAATCGTGGGTTCGAACAGGACTGATGGGGGATGTCAGCATCAACCGCAGGAGCTGAGGGTCCCTTGTCGGTCAATGTTTCAGGACGCCAGCGACGCCAGGTTCTGGCACTTGTGCTGATCCTGGGACTCGTCATCACCTTTTGGCGGCTGGGATCCACCGGCGTTGTGGATGAAACTCCGCCGTTGTTTGCCGCAGCTGGACGGGCCATGGCTGACACCGGCGACTGGCTGACGCCTCGGGTGAACGGCTTGCCCCG
This region includes:
- a CDS encoding DMT family transporter; this translates as MPSLRLWFLMVLPFALWGTAMTAMAPLLASAGPWLVAGLRLVPAGLALLLWGQFTGRGLAIDSRDRPWFLLFTLVDATLFQGLLARGLEGTGAGLGSVLIDCQPLLVALMARALFMESINPIGWMGLAIGLAGIVCIGLPAELLGHWWLLADPPVVQQLFQPGEGWMLLAAVAMAAGTVLIRFASRHSDPVSVTAWHMVLGGLPLLGVHALQRADAGLAWTATDWARMGYASLLGSALAYGLFFWFANQRDLTSFSSLGFLTPVFALATGGWLLGERLDLLQWIGVVMVLVSVIFVSQRRRFWEPLPLEDPSS
- a CDS encoding glycosyltransferase, with translation MMVSPLHLVIVNTPIGALGSGEGGGVELTLRSLVQGLVRRGHRLTVVAAKGSTLPADCSGVELLEVEGVNQSSWQHAAEHAPVEIPRNGLLPALWEAALDVGQSADAVINGGYDWLPLWLTQRVSARLFHLVSMGNVAAVMRDVIEAVAAWDSRRLSFHTYRQAADFRLPSPPNVVGNGFDLSNYTFQGQTNGPLGWAGRIAPEKGLEDAAAAAAALGEHLLVWGLREDDAYARQVELSVPKGTIDWRGFRSTRELQQEMGNCRALINTPKWNEAYGNVVVEALACGVPVVAYDRGGPGELICSGRTGWLVPPDDVAALTEALRRVDSIERSLCRSWAEEHASCEVFSQRVESWVRTGLMGDVSINRRS